The genomic segment GCAGGAAGCCCTTGTTTTCACAGGAGTGCCTCAAACACACGCACACAGTAGGAAAAGCAAACATTCCAGGCATACCAAGGGATCCACGGGATCAAAATTCCCCAAACAGCCCAGATTAAGATACTTGGCTGCACATGGAAACACTAAAACCTGGACTCAAGGATTTAATTGTGTTGTTGAGCGGAGGGCCCTGTGGAACAACCTGAGCGGGCTGGGAACAGCCACCCcagggggcagggagagggtcAGCGGTGCTGCCCTCCCTACAATAAAGGTCAGGGCTGGCCCCcacccctctcccagctccataTGGTCACCAGAGCCTTCTGGCAGAGTTTAATGTGagtttttctttggaaaagctcagccctgctcctcagAGAGTCAGGCAGAGTTGCTCTGAATCAACTCAGCACCAAATCCGAGcctgtgggagcagagagaaCCCCTGAGACCCCCGGCCTGagggcagtgcctgtgctgggtCCATACCTGTTACCTCCCATCCTGCCCTACAGCCTCAGGAGTGAGTAGGAACACTCCCATCATCTCCAGACCCAGGAGATGCAGCCACATTGCTGTCTGACAGTGATCTTTTGTTTTATGGATTTTACAGGGACCACGAGAAAGACAGGAGGGAAACCCCCATgcctggaagtattcaaggccaggctggatggggttctgacagcctggtctggtggaaggtgtccctgtgcctgcaggatgAGAAAGCAAGAGGCATCAGAAATTTTCCTGAGCTGGAAATATCCTCCCTCTGTTGCTGTATAAAGGCTCCTTTCCCATCTTTCTGCAAACCACCCCACAGAGAGTGGAATTTGACCCCACCTGTTATGTGTGGCTTGTCCACTTCTGCTCCATATCCAGCTGCCAGTGGCTTGTCCCAGCAGGATGTTCCAGCTCCCATTCACAGATGGTTCCTGGAGGAGCAGTGGAAGAGATTGATAAGGAAATAAGTCACCTGCTGGAAGTGAGAGTTAAAGGGAAGCATATGCTTGAGATCaaagaatcacaggatggtttgggttggaagggaactccAGTCTCCCTGTGGGAACTCCACCTgccaccagaccaggttgctccaagctccatccagcctgccCTTCTTTCCTGGAAGTCAGCACCTTCCCTTTCCAGGACTTATCCAGGTGCTCCCAGGCTTCTAGCTTGACAATTCCCATCTGAAAAGTCACACCAAGAAGCCACCCTGAGGGAGATGATCACCACACACACCACTCAGGGATCAGACGGTCCCGagatccagcagctgctgagaaaaCAGGATAAAGAGTGGTGGTCTAGAAGGAAGTGGTCAAGTATAATCACTTGTTTGTCCTTCAGAGGGTCAGGGATAAAATCCCTGGAGCGTGTGGTCAGGAGACCTGGTGTCAGGAGGACCACTGCTGTCACCCACCCCAGATGTTGGGCAGGCTGGAGGCCTCAGTTAAACACTCTGCCTGCACACCGAGAGTTCCCAAGGGCTCCCCCAGAGCCCTCCAGCATCAGGCTGCTCATCCTGGGCATCTGCTGCCTCCAGGGCTCGTTTTCTGGCCAGGAGGGGGTGGAAGTGAGAGGTGGGGAAATATAAGGGCAGGTGGAATCTGCCCATCCTGACCTCAGAATGGGGTTGGGAGCCCTGGCCAAGGTGTTTCAGGTGCCCTCTGTCCAGCCTTGCCTTTCTTTACTTTgccttcccatcccttcccttttcctagCTTTTCCTTACCATGCCCTCATTTCCCATCTCTTGCTTTGCCTTCCCATCCCTTGCTGTGCCTTCCCATcactccctttccttcctcttcttttccttacCTTTCTGTGGGAAACCAAACAGGTGTTCAGGCCCTTCCCATCCCGTGCCTTTTCATCCCTTCCcttgctttcctttcatttcccttcccatcctgtgCCTTGTCTTTCCTTGCCGTGCCTTCGTACCCCTTGCCCTGCCTTcccatctcttcctttcccttgctTTCCCTTACCACACCTTCACTTCCCATCCCTTGCTTTGCCTTCCCAtcctttcccttgtttttcttcccttctcttcccttccttcccacccctTCCCTTGCTTTCCCTGTCTCACTTTCCCATCCCTTCTCTCCCACCATCATCCTGCAAGCTGTTCCACCTGAAATCCTGGACACAGGGATTTAAGGCTTTATATACTTAAGTGTGTACCTAAAATTAACCATCATTTCCCAAACTAATTACTCAGCAGAATTACTTTGTTATCCCACTAATTTGAAATCAGGTACTGGAACCCCATTGCTGTTGCACAGAAGCTGCACTAAAGGTAGAGACTTTGGGCAAAGTGTAAATAATGagcaataaataataattaatgatGGAAGTTCTCTGTGCTCCCTCTGGGACTGGAGGTGGGACAGAGTAATTGGGGTGTATCGAACAGCCAGTGACTGGATTTTGGGTTACGTGCACCAAATATCACCATTTTGAGTCACACCACGTCAGTACCCCAAGCAAGGAGCTCAGAGGCAGAGTAAGGATGAAGTCATGGAGGGAAccagcagctgcaaaaataCCAGGATTGGGAAACACAGCTGATgcaaagctgctctgggaagaCACACCAGGAATTACAACACACAGCCCTTGTTGTTATGTGTTctggggaaattaaaaaaaaaaaaaaaaagaagaagaaaaagggaaaattttacTGTGAGGAAAACAGTGCAAGAAGAAAGTTTGCTCAGCCTGGTGGCATTAATGTAATTAAACCCTAATTTATTCATTTACTTGGTTATTGATGTTTCAGAGATGGCAAAAGTCTGCACAACAACCCCGTGTGAAATAGACCCAGCTCATGCAATTCCACGTTAATGATCCTGTGTTTGGGATAAActcttccagctgcagaggtTACAGGGATATGGATGAGCACCGGTGGCTCCCACTCCATGGACACAGCCAGGCACATTCCCGGCTCACACAAAATCAGTCAGATATTTAAATTTACTTAACAGCCCCAAATGCCCTTAGAATGCTACTGTCCCgtgaggatgaggaaggggaGTGAGCGGGACGTACTTTATCCAGGTGAGGGTGAGGAAGGGGAGTGAATGGGAGGCACGTGATCCCggtgaggatgaggaaggggaGTGAATGGGAGGCACGTGATCCCggtgaggatgaggaagggggtggaaggaggctctgcagctcctgcgTGGCGCTGCCGTGCcctctgctgggctctgcatcCAGGCTCAGCCTCATTCCTTGAAGCCTGAAGTGTAGCGGACTGGGGATTAAGCTCCTAAAACAACCAGGAAGGTCGTTTTAATTAAACCAGATCCCACCACCCCTTGGATTTCCTTCGGGCAGGAATAGCCAGCGGGACCTGCTGCGGAAAAACCTGCTTTAACCTCCCCGTTTTCCTCCCCGCTTTCCTTGCTTCCTCCCTTTTAAACATCGTTCCCGCTCCCGTGGAAACGCTGGAGCCACGCTCCGGGATGCGGCTCCcgctgccccttcccagcccgGAGCGAACGGTTGGGAAGTGACAGAGGAAAGCACCCAGGAGCCCTTCTTTTAAAGGCGGAGCAGGCGCGGGGATCGCGGCGGGAATGCGGCCATTCCCAGGGATTCCTGGCGCGAGGGGCGGGCGAGCCACGCGGCACCACCGGGCTGCCCGAGCTCCAAGACGGCGGCGCTCCAGAACCGGCGCTCGGTCAGTCGcgacagcagcagctgtggagaTGCTGCCCCGTGAGCCGGGCACGGCTCGGTGAGCCCCGGGACGGGAATTCCGCACCCCGGGCCCGGACAGGGAGGGCGGGAAACCAGAGGGACATCCCTGCTGTTCCTGGGAGGCGGGGTGGGGCTTCTCCACCGCGGAGCCCCGGAGAACGGCAGGAGCCCCGAGGGAGGGCAGGAATCCCAGGGAAGGTAAGGAGCTCCAGTAAAGAGCAGGAatcccagggaaaggcaggaaccCCAGGGAATGCCCAGCGACTCCCAACACCACACGGGGACGCCGGGCACTGatccccaccacagcccagctcccccagcGGGGAAAGCTCCTCGCCCAGCTCGCGGGGCCGGCCGGGGGGGAATCGGGATGAGGCCAGAAGAGGCGGATAGGGCCCCAATTTCggcttcaaaatattttaaagcgCGCGCGCTCCATCCacgcgcggggcggggcggggcgagGGGGCGTGGCCACCCGGCACGCGTcacggggcggggcggggcccggGCGGTGCGGTGGGCGGGGCCCGGGCGGTGCGGTGGGCGGGGCCCGGGCGGTGCGGTGGGCGGGGCCCGGGCGGTGCGGTGGGCGGGGCCCGGGCGGTGCGGTGGGCGGGGCCCGGGCGGCGCGGTGGGCGGGGCCCGGGCGGCGCGCGGGGCGCACGCACTTCCTGCGCGGCGCGCGGCCCATGTACCAATGGCTGCTGGGGGCCCTCCGCGCTCTCCGCGCCGCCGCCAGACCCCAGCCCGCACCGCAGCCCGGCCCGGACCCGCGCAGCGCAAAGAGGCCGCTCCCCAGGTCAGCCCCCGCCGCCAAACACGGCGGTCCCCTGGCCCCggccctcctgctgctgccctgccgCCCGGCGCCCCGCGTGGGTCCCTGACATTCCCCAAAAATCCATAAGAAAGCCCCGGGTGCCGCGGTGATCGTGGGTCCCAGGTGTCCCCGATGAAGCCATTGGCAAACCCACGTGCCGCGGTGATTGCGGGTCCCAGATATTCCCGATAAatccataaaaaaaccccagatgcTGAAGGGATTGTGGGTTCCGGGTATTCCCGATAAATCCCAGATGCTGAAATGATTGTGGGTCCGGGATATTCCCGATAAATCCCAGATGCTTAAATGATTGTGGGTCCCAGATAGTCCCGATAAATCCCAGATGCTGAGGTGATTGTGGGTCCCAGTTATTCCCGATAAATCCATTGGCAAACCCAGATACCGAGGTGATTTAGGGTCCCAGATATTCCCAGTAATTCCCAGATGCTTAAATGATTTAGGGTCCGGGATATTCCCGATAAATCCCAGATGCTGAAGGGATCGTGAGTCCCAAATATTCCTGATAAATCCCAGATGCTGAAGTGATTGTGGGTGTCAAATATTCCCAACAAATCCCAGATGCTGAGGTGATTGTGGGTCCTGGATATTCCCCATAAATCTATTGGCAAACCCACCCTCTCGTTTCCTTCCCATCTGCACGGTGGGGGCTTGAAAAGGATCAAAGGGGTGGGGATCAAAGGATCAAAGCAGgtgtgctggaggagcagggaagggtaTATGCTGGATGGAGGAAAGCCATGGAATATGGATGTGGCAGGATAAAAGGGGGCTGCCTTCCCAGGCATTACCCAGGAGCTCCCAGTGCCAGTGGCTGAACCATCTCCACTGCTGGGAACAGAGGGAATGTATCCATTCCATGCTGTGCTTTGGGCAGTGTGGTGGCTCCCTCTGGGAGGAACTTCCTCCAGGAGCCTCTGCTTAGTGCCCCATTCCAGAGTGAATGAGGCAAGGGAATGCCTCTGGAAAGAGCCAGGTGTTGCACAAGAAGTTTCCACCaaggagcagctcaggaggaATGAGctcttgggaagaaaaataggaaCGTCCTTTGCACTCTGTTCCTAAAGGAAAAGGGTTTGCTGGACTTTATCAGGGTATCAACTGATAGAATCCTGGGATTTGGGCTTCTGAGAAAGGGTGAGGCTGGTAATTATTTCAAGGATTCGTTCCCAAGCACTGACTCAGCAGATTATTGAAGTTGTGGAAGTGGATGTAAGCAGGACTTGCTTTCCCACCTTTTATTTCCTGTCCTACttaaattttcctttgcaaCTCAATGTAGTGACATGAACCTGGATGGCTAAGTGACCTGGAATGCTGCTGTCCTCgaggaaagaggaaaactttGCACATTTAAGGAATTTTTTGGTGGTAGGAACACATGTAAAACATCAGGAAGcgttaaaagaaaggaaaaaaagaggccTCATATGGTTTAGTGGGATGATCCCAGAGATCACGGGAGATCTTTGGGATATGTGGAGGGAAGTTGGGAGCTGAACTGTGGTTGCCAAACACTGTTGTGCCTGTTCTTTCCCTCAGCGTTTCGTCACCTGTGGAAGATCCTGACGATATTcctgaaaagaagcagaaaacaggTATTGCACCTCACAGAAGGGGTTAATCTGCCTGGTTTTCCTTGGGTTTGAGGTGCCTTGGGTAGCTCTGGATTTTGTACTTCACAATTGCTGCTGAAACTGTGGATTTCTGAGCCGTTTTTGTGGCCTGAGGGGGTCTCACGGGGCTGGGGCCTACTGATGGTGTGTCCCAGTGTTCAAAATCCATGTGGAtttggcacttggggacatggctAAAGGTggccttggcagagctgggacttgatgatcttagagggctcTTCCAGCCTGAGGGTTGGAGATTGTGGCCTGATGAAGGGAAAAGTAGGGAacaacttttttcctcctgggaaTTCCGTGTATTTGCACCAAGGGTAACTCCTGCCTGTGTGTGGTACAGGGATATCCCAGGTCTGTCTGGCACTGAGCCCCTGCAGGGCAGGACAAAGAGTGTTTTAAGtcaaagctgtggctgtccctcAGGGAATGCAGAGCTCCCTAATTCCTGCTTGGGAATGGTGCTGCCCCTGGTGTCGCGGGAGGGGCTGTTGGTGTGTTGTTGAAATGAGTTACCTGGGTCAGGTGGGATCGAGGAGTTGGGCTTTGATGCAAATAGAAAccctaattttccttttctgacctggtggtgtgggttttttttttcagaatgtctCGTCTGCGGGACTAACAAGAGACCCGAAGACGTTCCTGTGGCCGCCCAGTTGCCACCCAAGGCAACAAGTGGGTGCCAGGAGGCTTTGGGCGGTGATGCCACTTCTCTCCCTGAGCCTGGAAAAGGGGTGAGCAGAGATTTAGGGGAGAACTCAGGGATAAGCTTGTGCTGTGTCAATCCCTGCATGTGTGAGCTGATCCcgtcagagctgctgctgcaaccTGGACCAGCAAACCCTGGGCCCCGAGTCAGGGCAGAGCTGACTGGATTTTGGGAAGCCCGAGGTTTGCTTGGGTTCACATTCAGGTTGTACTCACTCTggtgcttggttttgtttttatttcaggctCAGGCCACTTCTGACTCTTCATTTGAAAGAGCAACAGACTCTGTGGCAGATGAGGACAGAGTAGAAGTTGGTAAGGCTGGACAGCAAGTTCTTCACTCATTTCTatgtgctgctgccctgtgcagctCCACCCCAGGCTTAGGGACTCATTAGTGAAGTTACAATATCTGGGAATACTGGAATGTGAGCTCTGTTTCTTCCCTGCATCCTGGCATTGCTTCTGGATCGGGATCAGGGCtgggaacaggctccccagggcagtggtcacggccccaaacctgccagagctccaggagggtttggacaacgccctccgggacagggtgggattgttggagtgtcctgtgcagggctgggagttggactggatgatccttggggtCTCTTCCagggatattctgtgatttatcCTGGCATCTCAGTTCAGGAGCTGCCCTGCATGCAGCTCTGTTGCCTTCAGTTGTGCCCAGTGTTAGATTACCAGAAGGAAATTGTTTTAAGTGCTAAGTTTAGGTAGTAGAGCCTCATAACCCTCTTTTATCCAGGTTTAGGCTGGTAACATTCCGTAGTTGCTGATCTGAAGCAACATAACACAAATAATATAAGGATGTAAGGgagaaaattaaagtaatttatcTTTGGTGAAGCTCTTTGAACTCCCCAAACTCCAGTTTCCTTGAACAGTTGCTGATGGTTTGCACTCTTCTCTTGCAGCTAAAATGCCTTGTGACACCAACACGTGCTTGGCTAGGGAGGCACTATCCCTTCCTTACAAGGGAGTTCCATATCTCAGGTAAAAatccttctgtttcctttcacttcttccctgaaggtttttttttgtctttcatccTTGAACTTCCTCTGTGTTGCCCAACATTTGTATTTGTGTCCACAGAGCAGGATTTTTCCAAGGTGTTCTGTATTAAGGGAGGTCTCCAgctgtggtttttgtttttctttaaccaACTTTAAACTTGCTCTTTAAATCCAGGTAGTTCATACACACAGGAGATCTGAGGAAGATGAACAAGTACAACACTTCCACCTCCTGTGGCTGGAGGAAGTGTTAAACTTGGCAAGAGGCTGAGACCAGGAGTGTAgagaaaaacccacaaccacaaaaaacccccacccctAAAAACCCCAGAGAATTCCATtgggaaacacttttttactcTGAAGGTGGTCAcctagggaggtggtggagtctctgTCCATGGAGATGTTGGAAAACCTACCTGGACAAGGTCTTGGGCAGCCTGCTGTGGGTGCCCCTGCTTGAATCAGGAGGTGTTAATTAAAATCTAACTAATAAATCAGGAGGTTTGAGTGTTCTCTTCatacagtttcttttctgtcgCTGGTTTTAGCCTGAACAAGAATAATCACCACATCCAACCAGCTCCAGACAGCCCTGTGACACCCAGGCCCCCCATCAAGGAGCTCCCCGTGCCAGGTCCCACCTCTCCAGGAGCCAGTAGCGTGGGGAGGcccctgtgtgctgctgaggaggtaatctggggagaagggaattCCTTTGGGATGAAACTGCTGCCTAGTTCCTCCACAGTTAGACTGAGACGAGAGGAAGGGGTGGGAATTCctgctgaagtttttttttccttcccctctcttaGGATGTTCGTCGAGGAGAAAGCCAGAAATACAAAGAGATCTTGAAGCTgttcaaggaaaaatattctggaCGTCTTAATTCTCCCCAGCCAGCAAACTTCAACAAGTAATTATAAGCAAAATGTCCCTTAGCTCTTGGGGGGTGACTTTGTTGTACATGGAAGGGGAGGGGCTCTGGGCAGAATCAAATGTCACAATTGACGAGTCTCTCTTGAAACAGTGGAGACAGAAAATGTGACTCTTTTGTATTCACTGAGTTGACAGTAGCCAAGCTTGTGGATGTAAACTCGTGGAAGTTAGTGTTTGGTCATGGAACCAGTGACAGGATTGTTCTGTTAAGGGATTAAGCAGCCTAATTTTGCTTCAtatatttctgttgctttaaCTGTGGGTTCCAACTGTAATTGAGACAGTTGGGTACAAATCAACTGTGGCCTTTCTAATGAATTGTTGTGCACTGGTAACAAATCACTTGGGAAAACTGTGattcttctctgtcttttttttttttttttatgctactCCAAAGGGTTCAGACCCACTCCAAGGAACCAGTGGCGACTGGGAGTCACCTGAAAGGACAAAAATCCAGGGGTGTCTATCCAGGTGTGACACAAAGGGCCAGTGAGTATCCCCAGGATTCAGGTCTGGTCTTTGTAGGTTGGCTTCTAACCAAAACAGGACatttcctccccccctcccaaacCATAGTTAGTTATTGGCTAAACTGGCTTTGTGAGGGTTttactggagggaaaaaaaattggtttaaaaTGGTATTTGAGATATGGCTGTACCAGTGCTGTTTGTAGCTGCAGATGTGACCCCACTGCCCAGGGGGAAGGTTGTGGTACCTGAGTTTTTGTACCAGGGGAGGAGAATATGTGACTGTGCACCCCCAGATGCTGCTTCTtaactcagagctgctctgagttAATCCAGTTTAATGCTAGACAGGCCTATTTCTATGATAGCAGAGCTTCCAAACCATGTAAACTAATTGCATATATGTTTAATATTGTCCCCGGTAGTTTTTTCCACTGCTCATTATTTCAATATTGTTTCATCACTACTTCTTTTTACACATCTGGgcttttactttaaaatcatATGGGGTTTGAAGTGATTTCTGAGCAGGTGCCAGAGTCTGAACTTCTAACCATACAGCCATCAGTCAAAGTTCTGGTGTTGTCACCCAGAAACCAAGAGCTGCTGGGGTGGAACGTCACCTTCTTGTtgtcattttgctgcttttctgtgcagGTGTCAAACATGGAGATGTTTTCAGCCCCCAGTTGCCTCAGAGAGGTGTCATGATCAGGTAGGAGTGTCCTTTAATCGTGGTCCCTGTTTCTTTTGGCTCTGGGGGCATGAGTCTCTCAGCCTCCAGAAGACAACTCCAGTTTATCATCTCAgtgtggggggaaaggggaaaggagcagcTGGTTTGTGGAACTGCTCAAAGCCAGTTGTCCCTCAAATCTGACTCCCCTGCCAGAGCTGCTTCTTTCTGGGAGAAGGAAGCCAGTGGGGGGGGCCAGTGGTGGCTGCACCACATTGCCCTTGGGTTTGCAGAATCCCTTGTTGCTTGTGAGTGTCTTTGTGCCAAACCATTAATGAGCTGACTTAGCAATTCCTGTGGATCCTGAGCTGACATTGCAATTCCTGTGGATCCTGAGCTGACATTGCAATTCCTGTGGATCCTGAGCTGACATTGCAATTCCTGTGGATCCTGAGCCATAAGGTTTAGGGAGCTTGTAAAGCCTGGAGGTCCTGAGGCAGTTTTTGTGGCTGCAGGATGCCTTGAGTTTGAACAGAAGCCCAAAAAGGGAGTGTGCAGTCAGGTGGTCCCTCACCAGGAGGGGCCAGTGGGCTCCTTGGTGGCAGgactggcagtgctggtgcctTTGGGTTTTGGAGGCTtttggctgcagctccagggaaggATTTTGGTTTGGCAGTGTGATCTACTCATCTTCCTGCCCTTAgatgagagaggagaaagcacAGATGGGAGCAGGGAGACGTTCAGTCATGGCAGTCCTGTTTATAGGTAGTTTTGTCCCTATTCTTCTCCCCCCTTAGACACAAGGACTATATTTAGCAGTGCAGCACCATCCTGTGTCAAATTGTCACTGCTTCCCCTAagctggaggggagagaaggaaataacTGGTACAGTGTGATGGGTTTGAGTCAAAGGAacattttcttgccttttttttttttcagatttagcCCCTAAATGAAGTCATTTGACAGGGCCTGTGATCTCTCTTACCACGTGCCTTTAAAGCACATGGTAAGAGTGTAGGACACTATGAGAGTCTGTTGTAGGTCTCCCTCTTGGAAAAGGAGATTGTTTGGTGACAGTGGGACAGATATGGACAACTTTaatgtctgtgtgtttgtttgctcttcAGAGCCTGCATGGTTTTAATGCTCATCCTCTCCACAGGGGGATAGTGCCTCTCTTGACTAGAGAAGGCAAGTAAACCCCCCGTAGCTGTCCCATTCCCCCTGCTGCTCCTAGTTCCCATAAGCCAACTGCACTTGGACAGGTGCAGATGTTCCTGTTCCACTGGCAGTGGAACTCCTGGCATGTGGTGTTTGTCACCAGGAGGGCCCAAAACACTGGATAGAGGAAATGCTGGTTGCTCCCCTGTTTTCCAAAGAATAAAACTGAGTTTGGCACCTGTAGGTGGAAGAAAGTTTGTAAAGCTTCCAGCTCTTCATCtatcccagagctgctgctgcaaaaggaATGGGGCAGGAAACTGAGATGTTGTCGTATGTCAGATTCAGCCTTGAAGAAACACTTCTTTTCCAGAAGGTGAATTCCTGGGAATTTCATGGGATAGGATGGATATTCAACTCActtgcttctctttctcctcagcTACTACACACCACCAGAAGACTCCCATGGACAGGGAATACCAGGGAAACAAGCTGTTGCAGTGGTAAGGCTCAGTTAGtcattatttcactttttttaaagaaaatataactcGTCTCTGGTCAGGATCCAAACCAAAATTTGTAGTGTGGAAATCAGAAATATTAGTCCTGATCTCAGCTTGGTACCTTGGAGGCTTTGCTGGTGCTCTGATTGTTGGTCCAAGCCAAGGGATCTTCCTGCCTCTCTGGCCT from the Chiroxiphia lanceolata isolate bChiLan1 chromosome 10, bChiLan1.pri, whole genome shotgun sequence genome contains:
- the SENP2 gene encoding sentrin-specific protease 2 gives rise to the protein MYQWLLGALRALRAAARPQPAPQPGPDPRSAKRPLPSVSSPVEDPDDIPEKKQKTECLVCGTNKRPEDVPVAAQLPPKATSGCQEALGGDATSLPEPGKGAQATSDSSFERATDSVADEDRVEVAKMPCDTNTCLAREALSLPYKGVPYLSLNKNNHHIQPAPDSPVTPRPPIKELPVPGPTSPGASSVGRPLCAAEEDVRRGESQKYKEILKLFKEKYSGRLNSPQPANFNKVQTHSKEPVATGSHLKGQKSRGVYPGVTQRASVKHGDVFSPQLPQRGVMISYYTPPEDSHGQGIPGKQAVAVGRGGAEVSQGMLFQFHVTPVLSKDFFFVDREPLPRSEKPAEDFTPLTEAMEREVSAAFGKGEPGEILSSAFKLKVTREDICTLQQLCWLNDEVINFYMNLLVERSKKEGYPALHAFSTFFYPKLCSGGYKAVRRWTRGVDLFKQDLILVPIHLRVHWTLLVIDVRKKTIKYFDSLGQKGDNICKTLLQYLQEESREKRKLELTASEWTLRSLSPEEIPQQSNGSDCGVFVCKFADSISRDKPITFTQEHMPYFRRKMVWEIIHQQLL